The following coding sequences are from one Melospiza melodia melodia isolate bMelMel2 chromosome 2, bMelMel2.pri, whole genome shotgun sequence window:
- the RAB38 gene encoding ras-related protein Rab-38, whose translation MQKHSQKEHLYKLLVIGDLGVGKTSIIKRYVHQNFSPHYRATIGVDFALKVLNWDAETVVRLQLWDIAGQERFGNMTRVYYREAMGAFIVFDVTRPATFEAVTKWKEDLDSKLVLPNGKPVPAVLLANKCDQGIDVLMNNGIKMDQFCKENGFVGWFETSAKENININEASRCLVKHIIASESDPVQSVEPDIIKPHLNSSKIVSCSACFKS comes from the exons ATGCAGAAGCACAGCCAGAAGGAGCACCTCTACAAGCTGCTGGTGATCGGGGACCTGGGAGTGGGCAAAACCAGCATCATCAAGCGCTATGTCCACCAGAACTTCTCCCCCCACTACCGGGCCACCATCGGGGTGGACTTTGCTTTGAAGGTGCTGAACTGGGATGCTGAGACTGTGGTACGGCTGCAGCTCTGGGACATTGCGG GACAGGAAAGATTTGGAAACATGACCAGGGTGTATTACAGAGAGGCTATGGGAGCATTTATTGTCTTTGATGTTACAAGACCTGCGACGTTTGAAGCAGTGACAAAATGGAAAGAGGATTTGGACTCTAAATTGGTTCTTCCAAATGGCAAACCTGTGCCAGCAGTCCTATTAGCAAACAAATGTGACCAGGGAATAGATGTTCTTATGAACAACGGCATCAAGATGGATCAGTTCTGCAAAGAGAATGGGTTCGTGGGCTGGTTTGAAACATCAGCCAAG GAAAATATAAACATCAATGAAGCTTCCAGATGCTTGGTGAAACACATAATTGCTAGTGAGAGTGATCCAGTTCAGTCGGTTGAACCAGATATTATAAAACCACACTTGAATTCCTCCAAGATTGTCAGTTGTTCAGCTTGCTTTAAATCCTAA